The Patagioenas fasciata isolate bPatFas1 chromosome 3, bPatFas1.hap1, whole genome shotgun sequence genome contains a region encoding:
- the LOC136099346 gene encoding uncharacterized protein produces MIRLQSSMSNHIPQFCGVLGHTFMEFLKGSGDYCQAQHDLYADK; encoded by the exons ATGATCAGGCTACAGTCTTCAATGAGTAACCATATTCCT CAGTTCTGTGGTGTTCTTGGTCACACATTTATGGAGTTTCTGAAGGGCAGTGGAGACTACTGCCAGGCACAGCACGACCTCTATGCAGACAAGTGA